From Hydra vulgaris chromosome 15, alternate assembly HydraT2T_AEP, one genomic window encodes:
- the LOC136092057 gene encoding uncharacterized protein LOC136092057, with protein sequence MKFLEPEIYSLNFWGSMSIISDDLNETSSSKTRGRSSILNVEKEFFYGAINCTQSAMFSKYKHHHTAKGLIGIVPSGATTFVSNLYAGRSSDKQITNHCGILKLCLMADRGCIINDLPKGKSLNIPPFLESDFQLTLEKELETRRVASVRIHVECAIARIKNYKILQNTFPLSMAADTNKI encoded by the exons ATGTCTATTATCTCTGATGATTTAAATGAAACTTCTTCATCTAAAACAAGAGGAAGATCGTCtatattaaatgttgaaaaggaatttttttatgGTGCCA TTAATTGCACTCAATCAGCAATGTTCTCAAAATATAAACATCACCATACAGCAAAAGGTTTGATTGGTATTGTACCAAGTGGTGCAACTAcatttgtttctaatttatatgCAGGAAGATCAAGcgataaacaaataacaaatcaCTGTGGCATACTAAAATTATGTCTGATGGCAGATCGAGGTTGTATCATAAATGACTTACCAAAAGGAAAAAGCCTCAACATACCACCATTTCTTGAAAGCGATTTCCAACTTACATtggaaaaagaattagaaaCAAGAAGAGTTGCATCTGTGCGAATTCATGTTGAATGTGCAATTGCAAGAatcaaaaactacaaaatattacaaaacacATTTCCACTTTCAATGGCTGCTGACACGAACAAAATATAG